The Solibacillus daqui genome has a segment encoding these proteins:
- a CDS encoding helix-hairpin-helix domain-containing protein has translation MQPFLEKYKKMLVITGSVLAALLFYFFTIHDTSKQSPIQTIEPIAPLAAIEPTEPEIIENNTPEAYMVDVKGAVRYPGVYTLEEGMRIVDAIEAAGGYTEQANPTLINHAQKLQDELVLYIPKVGEQLTEELEMLIVGATSNSSSSGSSGVNKSGKVNLNKANDSELTQLPGIGPSKANAIIGHRTEQGNFQTIEDLKKVTGIGEKTFEQLKELIDVK, from the coding sequence GTGCAGCCATTTTTAGAGAAGTATAAAAAGATGCTTGTGATTACAGGGAGTGTTCTCGCAGCTCTATTATTTTATTTTTTCACCATTCACGATACTTCAAAACAATCCCCAATACAAACGATTGAACCAATCGCTCCACTAGCAGCAATTGAACCTACCGAACCCGAAATTATTGAAAATAATACACCCGAAGCTTATATGGTAGATGTGAAAGGGGCTGTTCGTTATCCAGGTGTTTATACCCTTGAAGAAGGCATGCGTATTGTTGATGCTATTGAAGCTGCAGGTGGCTATACGGAACAGGCAAATCCAACACTTATTAACCATGCTCAAAAGCTTCAAGATGAATTGGTACTTTATATTCCAAAAGTCGGCGAGCAGCTAACAGAGGAGCTAGAAATGCTTATTGTAGGTGCCACAAGCAATTCCTCATCAAGTGGAAGCAGTGGAGTTAATAAATCAGGCAAAGTTAATTTAAACAAGGCAAATGACAGTGAACTGACTCAATTACCAGGTATCGGTCCATCAAAGGCAAACGCCATTATTGGCCACCGTACAGAGCAGGGCAATTTTCAGACGATTGAGGATTTAAAAAAGGTAACTGGAATCGGTGAAAAGACGTTTGAGCAATTAAAAGAGTTAATTGATGTAAAGTAA
- a CDS encoding class I SAM-dependent DNA methyltransferase, whose protein sequence is MNSYERFAEVYDELMVDIPYDQYVQWITRYAPATQFKQLLDIGCGTGTLTSMLHVAGYQVSGIDLSEDMLAVASARMAANGISMPLYAMSMDELDGFDNLDVAIIPIDSINYVKDEANVVETLKRIYASLRVGGQLFFDVHSLFKMDDIFLDGPFTYDDGKITYVWHTEPGEFEHSVYHQMTFFIQTESDLFERFDEEHFQRTFAYQQYEMWLTEIGFTSIEISADWSDEAPQDESERIFIRAVK, encoded by the coding sequence ATGAATAGTTATGAGCGTTTTGCTGAGGTTTATGACGAACTAATGGTCGACATTCCGTATGATCAGTACGTACAGTGGATTACTCGTTATGCACCAGCAACACAATTCAAACAATTATTAGATATTGGCTGTGGTACCGGGACGCTAACAAGTATGCTACATGTTGCGGGCTATCAAGTTTCGGGTATTGATTTATCTGAGGACATGCTTGCTGTGGCAAGTGCGCGAATGGCAGCAAACGGTATATCAATGCCGTTATATGCGATGAGTATGGATGAGTTAGATGGCTTTGACAACTTAGATGTTGCAATTATACCAATTGATTCGATTAACTATGTAAAAGACGAGGCAAATGTTGTTGAAACGTTGAAGCGGATTTATGCTAGTTTACGTGTTGGTGGGCAATTGTTTTTTGATGTGCATTCACTATTTAAAATGGACGACATCTTTTTGGATGGTCCATTTACGTATGACGACGGTAAAATAACGTATGTTTGGCATACAGAACCAGGTGAATTTGAGCATTCCGTCTATCATCAAATGACGTTTTTTATACAAACAGAGAGCGATTTATTTGAACGTTTTGACGAAGAGCATTTCCAGAGGACATTTGCTTATCAGCAATACGAAATGTGGTTAACAGAAATCGGCTTTACATCTATTGAAATTTCAGCCGATTGGTCCGATGAAGCACCACAAGATGAAAGTGAACGAATTTTTATTCGTGCGGTAAAATAG
- the rsfS gene encoding ribosome silencing factor: protein MNETLLSIAYKAIDDKRGEDIVALNMQGISLLADYFIIAEGSSERQVQAIAREIKEKAEEAGFTVRKLEGFDTARWILVDMGDVVAHIFHKDERAYYNLERLWGDAPHLDTPQSNNE, encoded by the coding sequence ATGAACGAAACATTATTAAGTATTGCTTATAAAGCAATTGACGACAAACGAGGCGAGGATATTGTTGCATTAAATATGCAAGGTATTTCCCTATTAGCAGATTATTTTATCATCGCAGAAGGTAGCTCAGAACGCCAAGTACAAGCGATTGCACGTGAAATTAAAGAAAAAGCAGAAGAAGCAGGCTTTACTGTACGTAAATTAGAAGGCTTTGATACAGCTCGTTGGATTTTAGTGGACATGGGTGATGTTGTTGCGCATATTTTCCATAAAGATGAGCGTGCATACTACAATTTAGAGCGTTTATGGGGAGATGCACCACATTTAGATACGCCACAATCTAACAATGAATAG
- the yqeK gene encoding bis(5'-nucleosyl)-tetraphosphatase (symmetrical) YqeK, which translates to MERQAMLAAIKGRMPEKRYIHTIGVMETAIHLAKRYGQDEKKAEIAAIFHDIAKYADVEWMRKIVYEQNLDPRLLQWDSEILHGPVGAWIVQNELHIEDKDILNAIRFHTTGRENMTTFEKIIFVADMIEPNRKFPGVDELRAFAEVDLNDAFRACVLHSLMHLVSSQIAIYPVSIECYNSLMREE; encoded by the coding sequence ATGGAGCGACAAGCGATGTTAGCAGCAATTAAAGGTCGTATGCCAGAAAAACGTTATATTCATACTATTGGAGTAATGGAAACGGCAATTCATTTGGCAAAACGATATGGTCAAGATGAAAAAAAGGCTGAAATTGCAGCGATTTTTCATGATATCGCCAAGTATGCTGATGTAGAGTGGATGCGAAAAATTGTTTACGAACAAAATTTAGATCCGCGATTACTACAATGGGATAGCGAAATTCTACATGGACCTGTTGGCGCTTGGATTGTTCAAAACGAACTTCATATCGAAGATAAAGACATTTTGAATGCCATCCGTTTCCATACAACTGGCCGAGAGAATATGACTACATTTGAAAAAATTATTTTTGTAGCAGATATGATTGAACCAAATCGAAAGTTCCCCGGGGTAGATGAGCTACGTGCATTTGCAGAGGTGGATTTGAATGATGCATTTCGAGCATGTGTACTGCATTCGCTCATGCATTTAGTAAGTTCACAAATAGCCATTTATCCAGTTTCAATTGAGTGTTACAACAGTTTAATGAGAGAGGAATAA
- a CDS encoding nicotinate-nucleotide adenylyltransferase, whose amino-acid sequence MKKVGLFGGTFNPPHIGHLIMANEVYAALGLSEVRFMPNAKAPHKDVSKSATNEQRLKMVELAIEDVPYFNVETFELERGGVSYTYDTMKVLHEREPDVEFYFIIGGDMIDSLHTWYHIDELIKLVNFVGVKRPGSEAKTDYNVRMVEAPEINLSSTFIRNRLQQQGSLQYLLPEAVECYIRKEGLYGATSDVSSN is encoded by the coding sequence ATGAAGAAGGTTGGTCTTTTTGGTGGTACATTTAATCCGCCACATATTGGTCATTTAATTATGGCTAATGAGGTGTATGCGGCGTTAGGTTTGTCAGAAGTACGCTTTATGCCAAATGCGAAAGCACCGCATAAAGACGTATCGAAATCTGCGACGAATGAACAACGCTTAAAAATGGTTGAGCTCGCGATTGAAGACGTACCTTATTTTAACGTGGAAACTTTTGAACTTGAGCGTGGAGGCGTTTCTTATACGTATGATACGATGAAAGTATTACATGAACGTGAACCCGATGTGGAATTTTATTTTATCATTGGTGGCGACATGATTGATTCGCTTCATACGTGGTACCACATTGATGAGCTTATAAAGCTTGTCAATTTCGTTGGGGTGAAGCGTCCTGGTTCCGAGGCAAAAACTGATTACAATGTACGAATGGTGGAGGCACCGGAGATTAATCTTTCTTCAACATTTATTCGCAATCGATTACAACAGCAAGGCTCACTGCAATATTTATTACCAGAAGCAGTGGAATGTTATATTCGAAAGGAAGGTCTATATGGAGCGACAAGCGATGTTAGCAGCAATTAA
- the yhbY gene encoding ribosome assembly RNA-binding protein YhbY — MLTGKQKRFLRAEAHHLDPIFQVGKGGVNDAMLVQLRDVLEARELIKVRILDNCEEDKNDVAQELAEGTRAELVQLIGLTVVLYKESRNNKKIVLPKAQAK; from the coding sequence ATGTTAACAGGTAAACAAAAACGTTTTTTACGTGCTGAGGCACATCATTTAGATCCAATTTTCCAAGTGGGGAAGGGTGGCGTAAATGATGCAATGCTTGTACAATTACGCGATGTTTTAGAAGCTCGCGAACTTATTAAAGTACGTATTTTAGATAACTGCGAAGAAGATAAAAATGACGTAGCACAAGAGTTAGCAGAAGGTACACGCGCTGAATTAGTACAATTAATCGGATTAACAGTTGTGTTATATAAAGAATCTCGTAACAATAAAAAAATCGTATTACCAAAAGCACAAGCGAAATAA
- the aroE gene encoding shikimate dehydrogenase, whose amino-acid sequence MKKWFAVIGDPIAQSKSPEMHNAWYEQEKVDATYIPVHVKPENLQQAVASFKLLGASGWNVTIPHKQTIIPFLDELDELAKKMGAVNTVVRTAEGKLKGYNTDGPGFVKSLEAAIGTSKRTEPVLLIGAGGAARGIAFALQMVGYKNITIANRTVEKAQQIVDEMNAGVAITMQQAEGNLDAYRIFIQTTPAGMSTGDFALPFSLEKFPTGAIAADIVYNPLMTPFLQAAEQKGATIVNGLGMFVHQGAIAYEHWLGNYPNTNAMIARLIEQLGGK is encoded by the coding sequence ATGAAAAAGTGGTTTGCGGTTATTGGAGACCCGATTGCTCAATCAAAATCTCCTGAAATGCACAATGCGTGGTATGAGCAGGAGAAAGTAGATGCAACATATATCCCAGTACACGTGAAGCCTGAAAATTTACAGCAGGCAGTTGCGTCGTTTAAACTGCTAGGAGCTAGTGGCTGGAACGTTACAATTCCACATAAACAAACGATTATTCCTTTTTTAGATGAATTAGATGAATTAGCAAAAAAAATGGGTGCAGTCAATACAGTCGTACGAACAGCTGAAGGCAAACTAAAAGGCTATAACACAGATGGTCCAGGTTTTGTAAAGTCACTTGAAGCAGCAATCGGTACATCAAAGCGAACGGAGCCTGTATTATTAATCGGTGCGGGTGGTGCAGCGCGTGGTATTGCATTTGCGCTTCAAATGGTAGGTTATAAAAACATAACAATTGCTAATCGTACAGTCGAAAAAGCACAACAAATTGTCGATGAAATGAATGCTGGTGTAGCGATTACCATGCAACAAGCAGAGGGGAATTTAGATGCGTATCGAATCTTTATTCAAACTACTCCTGCAGGTATGTCGACGGGCGACTTTGCATTACCATTTTCGCTTGAAAAGTTTCCAACAGGGGCAATTGCGGCTGATATTGTGTATAATCCATTAATGACGCCCTTTTTGCAAGCGGCTGAGCAAAAAGGTGCAACAATTGTCAACGGCTTAGGCATGTTCGTTCATCAAGGCGCGATTGCTTATGAGCATTGGTTAGGCAATTATCCAAATACAAATGCAATGATTGCTCGTTTAATAGAGCAATTAGGAGGAAAATAG